From the genome of Tsukamurella pulmonis:
CCCTCGGCGCGATGATCGGTGACCAGGTCTTCATCGAACCGCAGAAGGTGATCGACCTCGTCGACGGCGAGCCCGTCACGCTCGCCGGGATCACCTTCGGCGTCGATCACGCGCCCGGTCACTCCGCGGGCTCGATCGTCTTCACCACCGAGGCCCCCGCGGTCGACGGTGCGGGTACCCCCGTCGAGGGTGAGACGGTCACCGTCGCCTTCGACGGTGATGTGCTCTTCCAGGGCTCGATCGGCCGCACCGATCTGCCCGGCGGCAGCCACGAACGGCTGCTGAGCTCGATCGCGGCGAAGCTGTTGCCGCTGCGGGACGACACCGTCGTCCTGCCCGGCCACGGCCCGGCCACCACCATCGGACGGGAGCGGGCCTCGAACCCGTTCCTGCAGGGACTCACCGGCACGCAGACGCCGGGGGAGCGGAAAGGACGTTACGGACTGTGAGCGCCGGTAGTTTCCAGGCCCCGAAGGGCATTCCCGACTACATCCCGGTGCCGTCGGGGGAGAAGAACAGCTCCGCCGACTTCCTCGCCGTGCGGACCGCGCTGCTGCGCGCGACCGCCGAGGCCGGTTACGGCTACATCGAACTGCCGATCTTCGAGGACACCACGCTCTTCGCGCGCGGCGTGGGCGAGTCGACGGACGTCGTCGCGAAGGAGATGTACACCTTCGCCGACCGCGGTGAGCGCTCGGTGACGCTGC
Proteins encoded in this window:
- a CDS encoding MBL fold metallo-hydrolase, giving the protein MLITGFPAGVFQTNCYVVAAGPDSDAVVIDPGQDAVAPLKALLAEHRLNPVAVLLTHGHLDHTWTAQPFADEYGIPVYIHADDRPMLADPAVGIGAALGAMIGDQVFIEPQKVIDLVDGEPVTLAGITFGVDHAPGHSAGSIVFTTEAPAVDGAGTPVEGETVTVAFDGDVLFQGSIGRTDLPGGSHERLLSSIAAKLLPLRDDTVVLPGHGPATTIGRERASNPFLQGLTGTQTPGERKGRYGL